A genomic window from Streptomyces mirabilis includes:
- a CDS encoding AAA family ATPase, giving the protein MGGSVHCEPEVEESESLRSDANIAGPMTDPVPGPRTESLGEDVSRETPPPMDDTPIGRAAQLAVEALGRAGEGLPRPEQTRVMVVANQKGGVGKTTTTVNLAASLALHGGRVLVIDLDPQGNASTALGIDHHAEVPSIYDVLIDSKPLSEVVQPVPDVEGLFCAPATIDLAGAEIELVSLVARESRLERAIQAYEQPLDYILIDCPPSLGLLTVNALVAGAEVLIPIQCEYYALEGLGQLLRNVDLVRGHLNPNLHVSTILLTMYDGRTRLASQVADEVRSHFGDEVLRTSIPRSVRISEAPSYGQTVLTYDPGSSGALSYLEAAREIALRGVGVAYDAQNAHVGVQNSQNMVEGIQ; this is encoded by the coding sequence ATGGGAGGCTCTGTTCATTGCGAGCCTGAAGTCGAGGAGAGTGAATCCTTGCGGTCCGACGCCAACATCGCGGGACCGATGACCGATCCGGTCCCCGGTCCCCGTACCGAGTCGCTGGGGGAGGATGTTTCACGTGAAACACCGCCCCCAATGGACGACACTCCTATTGGTCGTGCTGCCCAATTGGCGGTGGAGGCGCTGGGTCGCGCCGGTGAGGGCCTGCCACGGCCCGAACAGACCCGCGTCATGGTCGTCGCCAACCAGAAGGGTGGGGTGGGCAAGACCACGACCACGGTCAACCTTGCTGCCTCGCTTGCCCTGCATGGCGGCCGTGTCCTGGTGATCGACCTCGACCCTCAGGGCAACGCCTCTACGGCACTCGGCATCGATCATCACGCCGAGGTGCCTTCCATCTACGACGTGCTGATCGACAGCAAGCCGCTCTCCGAAGTCGTCCAGCCGGTGCCCGATGTCGAGGGTCTCTTCTGTGCGCCTGCCACGATCGATCTCGCCGGTGCGGAGATCGAGCTGGTGTCCTTGGTGGCACGGGAGAGCCGACTGGAGCGAGCGATCCAGGCGTATGAGCAGCCGCTGGACTACATCCTCATCGACTGCCCGCCGTCGCTCGGTCTCCTCACGGTCAACGCGCTGGTCGCCGGTGCGGAGGTCCTCATTCCTATCCAGTGTGAGTACTACGCGCTGGAAGGCCTGGGCCAGCTCCTGCGTAACGTCGACCTGGTGCGGGGGCATCTCAACCCCAACCTCCATGTCTCGACGATCCTGCTCACCATGTACGACGGCCGGACGCGTCTCGCGTCCCAGGTCGCGGACGAGGTGCGCAGCCACTTCGGTGACGAGGTGCTGCGGACGAGCATTCCTCGCTCGGTCCGTATCTCCGAGGCCCCGAGTTACGGCCAGACGGTGCTGACCTACGATCCAGGATCGAGTGGTGCCCTCTCGTATCTTGAGGCAGCACGAGAAATCGCCCTCCGCGGAGTCGGAGTGGCGTACGACGCGCAGAACGCCCATGTGGGCGTACAGAACAGTCAGAACATGGTGGAGGGGATCCAGTGA
- a CDS encoding protein jag, which produces MTEGTTSAAAEGDTLTRLEQEGEIAADYLEGLLDIADLDGDIDMDVEADRAAVSIISDSSSRDLQKLVGRDGEVLEALQELTRLAVHRETGDRSRLMLDIAGYRAKKREELSELGAKAAAEVKSSGEPVKMKPMTPFERKVVHDAVKAAGLRSESEGEEPQRFVVVLPA; this is translated from the coding sequence GTGACGGAAGGCACCACCTCCGCCGCCGCTGAGGGCGACACCCTGACCCGCCTTGAGCAGGAAGGCGAGATCGCGGCGGACTACCTCGAGGGTCTGCTGGACATCGCCGATCTCGACGGCGACATCGACATGGACGTCGAGGCCGACCGCGCCGCTGTCTCGATCATCAGCGACTCCAGCAGCCGTGACCTGCAGAAGCTCGTCGGTCGCGACGGCGAGGTGCTCGAGGCCCTCCAGGAGCTCACGCGCCTGGCCGTTCACCGGGAGACCGGGGACCGCAGCCGCCTGATGCTGGACATCGCGGGCTACCGGGCCAAGAAGCGCGAGGAGCTCTCCGAGCTGGGCGCCAAGGCGGCGGCCGAGGTGAAGAGCTCCGGCGAGCCGGTGAAGATGAAGCCGATGACGCCCTTCGAGCGCAAGGTCGTCCACGACGCGGTCAAGGCCGCGGGTCTGCGCAGTGAGTCCGAGGGTGAGGAGCCGCAGCGCTTCGTCGTCGTGCTTCCCGCCTGA
- the yidC gene encoding membrane protein insertase YidC yields the protein MDTIASLFSFITTPVSWVIVQFHSVYGKIFGPDTGWAWGLSIVSLVILIRICLIPLFVKQIKATRAMQTLQPEMKKIQERYKNDKQRQSEEMMKLYKESGTNPLSSCLPILAQSPFFFALYHVLNGIATGSTIGVINESLLASARKAHIFGAPLAAKFTDGQSKVEALGASLTDVRVVTAIMIVMMSASQFYTQRQLMTKNVDTTVKTPFMQQQKMLMYVFPVMFAVFGINFPVGVLVYWLTTNVWTMGQQMYVIRNNPTPGSKAQAAYLERLQKHVTHHEKTRSRGEKAIVKAIVAKGRDRNEFERKFINSLTKVGLVAQADGTVVKGQAEATVEAEDGTTTTTGGAPKRQQPKRQSKSQRQSGTAAGGAKAAGEPEPKTSLTKSDDPQDAKPAAKSAGGANKPGTGTRSKAQSGQRKGPQRPKSPSKK from the coding sequence GTGGACACGATTGCCAGTCTGTTCAGCTTCATCACGACACCCGTTTCCTGGGTCATCGTCCAGTTCCACTCTGTGTACGGGAAGATCTTCGGTCCCGATACGGGCTGGGCCTGGGGCCTGTCCATCGTGTCCCTGGTGATCCTGATCCGTATCTGCCTGATCCCGCTCTTCGTGAAGCAGATCAAGGCCACTCGGGCCATGCAGACACTGCAGCCCGAGATGAAGAAGATCCAGGAGCGCTACAAGAACGACAAGCAGCGCCAGTCCGAAGAGATGATGAAGCTGTACAAGGAGTCGGGTACCAACCCGCTCTCCTCGTGCCTTCCCATCCTGGCGCAGTCGCCGTTCTTCTTTGCTCTGTACCACGTGCTCAATGGCATCGCGACCGGCTCGACGATCGGCGTCATCAACGAATCGCTGCTGGCCAGCGCTCGTAAGGCGCACATCTTCGGCGCCCCGCTGGCCGCGAAGTTCACGGACGGACAGTCCAAGGTCGAGGCCCTCGGCGCCTCGCTGACCGATGTCCGGGTCGTCACCGCGATCATGATCGTGATGATGTCGGCGTCGCAGTTCTACACGCAGCGCCAGCTGATGACGAAGAACGTCGACACCACGGTGAAGACGCCCTTCATGCAGCAGCAGAAGATGCTGATGTACGTCTTCCCGGTCATGTTCGCCGTCTTCGGCATCAACTTCCCGGTCGGTGTCCTCGTCTACTGGCTGACCACCAACGTGTGGACCATGGGTCAGCAGATGTACGTCATCCGCAACAACCCGACCCCGGGTTCCAAGGCTCAGGCCGCGTACCTCGAGCGCCTGCAGAAGCACGTCACGCACCACGAGAAGACGCGCAGCCGGGGCGAGAAGGCCATCGTGAAGGCGATCGTCGCCAAGGGCCGCGACCGTAACGAGTTCGAGCGCAAGTTCATCAACAGCCTGACCAAGGTGGGCCTGGTGGCCCAGGCTGACGGCACTGTGGTGAAGGGTCAGGCCGAGGCGACTGTCGAGGCCGAGGACGGCACCACGACCACTACTGGTGGCGCTCCCAAGCGTCAGCAGCCGAAGCGCCAGTCCAAGTCCCAGCGTCAGTCGGGTACGGCGGCAGGTGGGGCGAAGGCGGCGGGTGAGCCCGAGCCGAAGACCTCGCTGACCAAGTCCGACGACCCGCAGGACGCCAAGCCCGCCGCCAAGTCGGCAGGCGGCGCCAACAAGCCGGGCACCGGTACCCGCAGCAAAGCCCAGTCCGGACAGCGCAAGGGTCCGCAGCGGCCCAAGTCCCCGTCCAAGAAGTAA
- the yidD gene encoding membrane protein insertion efficiency factor YidD, protein MKYPLLALIKLYQWTISPLLGPVCKYYPSCSHYGYQAIDRHGAIKGTALTAWRILRCNPWSLGGVDHVPPRKRPRWHEMLRNAWRARKGGNSAAEPAIEGHGMSDHPSSPAAETPSHAQGA, encoded by the coding sequence ATGAAGTACCCGCTGCTGGCTCTTATCAAGCTGTACCAGTGGACGATCAGCCCGCTGCTCGGGCCGGTGTGCAAGTACTACCCGTCGTGCTCCCACTACGGCTACCAGGCCATCGACCGGCACGGTGCGATCAAGGGAACAGCACTCACCGCCTGGCGCATCCTCCGGTGCAATCCGTGGTCGCTGGGCGGCGTGGACCATGTTCCGCCGCGCAAGCGTCCGCGGTGGCACGAAATGCTGCGTAACGCCTGGCGCGCACGCAAGGGCGGGAACTCCGCCGCCGAACCGGCCATTGAGGGTCATGGAATGTCCGACCATCCCTCGAGTCCGGCCGCCGAGACCCCGTCCCATGCTCAAGGAGCCTGA
- the rnpA gene encoding ribonuclease P protein component yields the protein MLPTEHRLRRREDFATAVRRGRRAGRPLLVVHLRSGAMDPHAPGESAPPTRAGFVVSKAVGGAVVRNKVKRRLRHLMRDRVALLPPGSLVVVRALPGAGDADHEQLARDLDAALQRLLGGGAR from the coding sequence GTGCTGCCTACCGAGCATCGGCTGAGGCGGCGCGAGGACTTCGCGACCGCGGTACGCCGAGGACGCCGGGCCGGACGCCCGCTCCTCGTCGTCCATCTACGTAGCGGTGCAATGGACCCGCACGCGCCTGGGGAGAGCGCTCCCCCGACGCGTGCGGGTTTCGTCGTGAGCAAGGCCGTGGGTGGAGCGGTTGTCCGCAACAAGGTGAAGCGCAGACTTCGCCATTTGATGCGTGACCGAGTCGCCCTGTTGCCCCCCGGTAGCCTGGTAGTCGTACGAGCGTTGCCCGGTGCGGGCGACGCCGACCATGAACAGCTGGCCCGAGACCTGGATGCCGCCCTTCAGCGGCTGCTGGGAGGGGGCGCGCGATGA
- the rpmH gene encoding 50S ribosomal protein L34 produces MSKRTFQPNNRRRAKTHGFRLRMRTRAGRAILANRRGKGRASLSA; encoded by the coding sequence GTGAGCAAGCGCACCTTCCAGCCGAACAACCGTCGTCGCGCCAAGACCCACGGCTTCCGCCTGCGGATGCGCACCCGTGCCGGCCGCGCGATTCTCGCGAACCGCCGTGGCAAGGGCCGCGCCAGCCTGTCCGCCTGA
- the dnaA gene encoding chromosomal replication initiator protein DnaA: protein MADVPADLAAVWPRVLEQLLGEGRGQGVEAKDEHWIKRCQPLALVADTALLAVPNEFAKGVLEGRLAPIVSDTLSRECGRPIRIAITVDDSAGEPQSPTPPAPQTRYEEPELPSGSGQGRDTYDGPGGDERNPYGGQGGEDRNSYGGQGRDERHAYDSQSREDRGGYDSPGRDERNPYDAQRRDGYEGYGRHRADDHRGDHRGGRSDQLPGAPGDQLPPGRSDQSRADHLPTARPAYPDYQRPEPGAWPRHTQDDYGWQQQRLGFPDRDPYASPSQDYRPQSMDRPPYEQQRQDYDQPRSEYERPDRRDLQEPSSGGAPPHRGGPSLPSSSGAPGPLGAKPAPASGPGEPTARLNPKYLFDTFVIGASNRFAHAAAVAVAEAPAKAYNPLFIYGESGLGKTHLLHAIGHYARSLYPGTRVRYVSSEEFTNEFINSIRDGKGDSFRKRYREMDILLVDDIQFLADKESTQEEFFHTFNTLHNANKQIVLSSDRPPKQLVTLEDRLRNRFEWGLITDVQPPELETRIAILRKKAVQEQLNAPPEVLEFIASRISRNIRELEGALIRVTAFASLNRQPVDLGLTEIVLKDLIPGGEDSAPEITATAIMAATADYFGLTVDDLCGSSRSRVLVTARQIAMYLCRELTDLSLPKIGAQFGGRDHTTVMHADRKIRALMAERRSIYNQVTELTNRIKNG, encoded by the coding sequence GTGGCTGACGTACCTGCCGATCTTGCCGCAGTGTGGCCACGAGTACTGGAACAGCTCCTCGGTGAGGGCCGCGGTCAGGGTGTGGAGGCGAAGGACGAGCACTGGATCAAGCGCTGCCAGCCGCTGGCACTGGTCGCGGACACCGCGCTGCTCGCGGTTCCGAACGAATTCGCGAAGGGCGTCCTCGAAGGACGTCTCGCGCCGATCGTCAGTGACACGCTGAGCCGCGAGTGCGGCCGCCCGATCCGTATCGCGATCACCGTCGACGACTCGGCCGGGGAACCCCAGTCCCCGACGCCGCCCGCCCCCCAGACCCGGTACGAGGAGCCCGAGCTCCCCTCCGGCTCGGGCCAGGGCCGTGACACGTACGACGGTCCGGGCGGCGACGAGCGGAACCCCTACGGCGGCCAGGGCGGCGAGGACCGCAACAGCTACGGCGGCCAGGGCCGTGACGAGCGCCACGCTTACGACTCCCAGAGCCGCGAAGACCGGGGCGGCTACGACTCCCCGGGCCGTGACGAGCGCAACCCCTATGACGCTCAGCGCCGCGACGGGTACGAGGGGTACGGCCGCCACCGCGCCGACGACCACCGGGGTGACCACCGCGGCGGTCGCTCCGACCAGCTCCCGGGCGCCCCCGGCGACCAGCTGCCGCCCGGCCGCTCCGACCAGTCCCGCGCGGACCACCTGCCGACCGCCCGCCCCGCCTACCCGGACTACCAGCGCCCCGAGCCCGGTGCCTGGCCTCGGCACACCCAGGACGACTACGGCTGGCAGCAGCAGCGTCTCGGCTTCCCCGACCGCGACCCGTACGCCTCGCCCTCGCAGGACTACCGGCCGCAGTCGATGGACCGCCCGCCCTACGAACAGCAGCGCCAGGACTACGACCAGCCGCGCTCCGAGTACGAGCGCCCCGACCGCCGCGACCTCCAGGAGCCGTCCTCCGGCGGTGCGCCGCCGCACCGCGGCGGCCCCTCGCTGCCGTCCTCCAGCGGCGCTCCCGGCCCGCTGGGCGCGAAGCCCGCGCCGGCGTCCGGTCCGGGCGAGCCCACCGCGCGCCTCAACCCGAAGTACCTCTTCGACACGTTCGTCATCGGCGCCTCGAACCGCTTCGCGCACGCGGCCGCCGTCGCCGTCGCCGAGGCGCCTGCGAAGGCGTACAACCCGCTCTTCATCTATGGGGAGTCGGGTCTCGGCAAGACGCACCTGCTGCACGCGATCGGGCACTACGCGCGCAGCCTCTACCCGGGCACGCGGGTGCGGTACGTGAGTTCCGAGGAGTTCACCAACGAGTTCATCAACTCCATCCGCGACGGCAAGGGCGACAGCTTCCGCAAGCGGTACCGCGAGATGGACATCCTGTTGGTCGACGACATCCAGTTCCTGGCGGACAAGGAGTCGACGCAGGAGGAGTTCTTCCACACCTTCAACACGCTCCACAACGCGAACAAGCAGATCGTGCTCTCCAGCGACCGGCCGCCCAAGCAGCTGGTGACCCTGGAGGACCGGCTGCGGAACCGTTTCGAGTGGGGTCTGATCACGGACGTCCAGCCGCCCGAGCTGGAGACCCGTATCGCCATCCTTCGTAAGAAGGCGGTGCAGGAGCAGCTCAACGCTCCGCCGGAGGTGCTCGAGTTCATCGCGTCCCGGATCTCGCGCAACATCCGCGAGCTGGAGGGCGCGCTGATCCGGGTGACGGCGTTCGCGTCGCTCAACCGGCAGCCGGTGGATCTCGGGCTGACGGAGATCGTCCTGAAGGACCTGATCCCGGGTGGCGAGGACTCCGCCCCGGAGATCACCGCGACCGCGATCATGGCGGCCACCGCGGACTACTTCGGCCTCACGGTGGACGACCTGTGCGGGTCCTCACGCAGTCGCGTCCTGGTGACCGCGCGACAGATCGCCATGTACCTGTGCCGCGAGCTCACCGATCTCTCACTGCCGAAGATCGGCGCGCAGTTCGGTGGCCGCGACCACACGACCGTCATGCACGCCGACCGCAAGATCCGCGCGCTGATGGCCGAGCGCCGCTCCATCTACAACCAGGTCACCGAGCTCACCAACCGCATCAAGAACGGCTGA
- the dnaN gene encoding DNA polymerase III subunit beta — MKIRVERDVLAEAVAWAARSLPARPPAPVLAGLLLKAEEGALSLSSFDYEVSARVSVDAEIDEEGTVLVSGRLLADICRALPNRPVEISTDGVRATVVCGSSRFTLHTLPVEEYPALPQMPSATGTVPGEVFASAAAQVAIAAGRDDTLPVLTGVRIEIEGDTVTLASTDRYRFAVREFLWKPENPDASAVALVPAKTLLDTAKALTSGDSVILALSGSGAGEGLIGFEGAGRRTTTRLLEGDLPKYRSLFPTEFNSIAVIETAPFVEAVKRVALVAERNTPVRLSFEQGVLILEAGSSDDAQAVERVDAQLEGDDVSIAFNPTFLLDGLSAIDSPVAQLSFTTSTKPALLSGKPAVDAEADEAYKYLIMPVRLSG, encoded by the coding sequence GTGAAGATCCGGGTGGAACGCGACGTACTCGCGGAGGCAGTGGCCTGGGCGGCACGCAGCCTCCCGGCCCGTCCGCCGGCGCCTGTGCTCGCCGGCCTCCTTCTGAAGGCCGAGGAGGGCGCACTGAGCCTCTCCAGCTTCGACTACGAGGTCTCGGCACGCGTCTCCGTGGACGCGGAGATCGACGAGGAGGGCACGGTCCTCGTCTCCGGCCGCCTGCTCGCGGACATCTGCCGCGCCCTCCCCAACCGGCCGGTGGAGATTTCCACAGACGGTGTACGGGCGACCGTGGTCTGCGGATCCTCGCGATTCACACTCCACACCCTGCCTGTGGAGGAGTACCCCGCGCTGCCGCAGATGCCGTCGGCGACCGGCACCGTCCCCGGTGAGGTCTTCGCCTCGGCGGCCGCCCAGGTGGCCATCGCGGCGGGCCGTGACGACACGCTGCCGGTGCTCACCGGTGTGCGCATCGAGATCGAGGGCGACACGGTCACGCTGGCCTCCACCGACCGCTACCGCTTCGCGGTCCGCGAGTTCCTGTGGAAGCCGGAGAACCCCGATGCGTCCGCGGTGGCCCTGGTGCCCGCCAAGACGCTCCTGGACACCGCCAAGGCCCTCACGAGCGGCGACAGCGTGATCCTGGCGCTGTCCGGCTCGGGCGCAGGCGAGGGCCTCATCGGCTTCGAGGGGGCCGGCCGGCGCACGACCACCCGCCTGCTGGAGGGTGACCTGCCGAAGTACCGCTCGCTGTTCCCGACGGAGTTCAACTCCATCGCGGTGATCGAGACTGCCCCTTTCGTGGAGGCCGTCAAGCGTGTGGCCCTGGTCGCCGAGCGCAACACCCCGGTGCGTCTGAGCTTCGAGCAGGGCGTGCTGATCCTGGAGGCGGGCTCCAGCGACGACGCACAGGCTGTGGAAAGGGTCGACGCACAGTTGGAGGGCGACGACGTCTCGATCGCCTTCAACCCGACGTTCCTGCTCGACGGCCTCAGCGCCATCGACTCGCCGGTGGCGCAGCTCTCCTTCACCACGTCCACGAAGCCCGCGCTGCTGAGCGGCAAGCCCGCGGTGGACGCCGAGGCGGACGAGGCCTACAAGTACCTGATCATGCCGGTGCGTCTGAGCGGCTGA
- the gnd gene encoding phosphogluconate dehydrogenase (NAD(+)-dependent, decarboxylating), translating into MELGLVGLGKMGGNMRERIRRAGHTVIGYDRNPDLADVHSLEDLVGKLKGPRVVWVMVPAGAATQSTVDQLGELLEPGDVVVDGGNSRWTDDEKHAEELAAKGIGFVDCGVSGGVWGLENGYALMYGGDAENIAKVQPIFEALKPEGDFGAVHAGKVGAGHFSKMVHNGIEYAMMQAYAEGWELLEKVHSVTDVREVFRSWQEGTVIRSWLLDLAVNALDEDEHLEKLRGYAQDSGEGRWTVEAAIDHAVPLPAITASLFARFASRQEDSPQMKMVAALRNQFGGHAVETK; encoded by the coding sequence ATGGAGCTCGGTCTCGTCGGCCTCGGCAAGATGGGCGGCAACATGCGCGAGCGGATCCGCCGCGCAGGCCACACCGTCATCGGATACGACCGCAACCCGGACCTCGCCGATGTCCACAGCCTGGAAGATCTTGTGGGCAAGCTCAAGGGTCCGCGCGTGGTGTGGGTGATGGTCCCGGCCGGTGCCGCCACGCAGTCCACCGTCGACCAGCTCGGCGAGCTCCTGGAGCCCGGGGACGTCGTCGTGGACGGCGGCAACTCCCGCTGGACGGACGACGAGAAGCACGCGGAGGAACTGGCGGCCAAGGGCATCGGTTTCGTCGACTGCGGCGTCTCCGGCGGCGTCTGGGGCCTGGAGAACGGCTATGCGCTGATGTACGGCGGCGACGCCGAGAACATCGCCAAGGTGCAGCCGATCTTCGAGGCACTGAAGCCGGAGGGCGACTTCGGCGCGGTGCACGCCGGCAAGGTCGGCGCGGGCCACTTCTCCAAGATGGTCCACAACGGCATCGAGTACGCCATGATGCAGGCCTATGCCGAGGGCTGGGAGCTCTTGGAGAAGGTCCACTCCGTCACCGACGTGCGCGAGGTCTTCCGCTCCTGGCAGGAAGGCACGGTCATCCGTTCCTGGCTGCTGGACCTGGCGGTGAACGCCCTGGACGAGGACGAGCACCTGGAGAAGCTGCGCGGTTACGCACAGGACTCCGGTGAGGGCCGCTGGACGGTGGAAGCCGCCATCGACCACGCGGTGCCGCTGCCCGCGATCACCGCGTCGCTGTTCGCGCGGTTCGCCTCGCGGCAGGAGGACTCGCCGCAGATGAAGATGGTCGCGGCGCTGCGCAACCAGTTCGGCGGCCACGCGGTCGAGACGAAGTAA
- the recF gene encoding DNA replication/repair protein RecF (All proteins in this family for which functions are known are DNA-binding proteins that assist the filamentation of RecA onto DNA for the initiation of recombination or recombinational repair.), protein MHVTHLSLADFRSYARVEVPLDPGVTAFVGPNGQGKTNLVEAVGYLATLGSHRVSSDAPLVRMGADRAIIRANVRQGERQQLVELELNPGKANRARINRSSQVRPRDVLGIVRTVLFAPEDLALVKGDPGERRRFLDELIIARSPRMAGVRSDYERVLKQRNTLLKSAALARRHGGRTMDLSTLDVWDQHLARVGAELLAQRLDLVAAIQPLADKAYEQLAPGGGPVALEYKPSAPGEAHTREDLYEQVMAALAEVRKQEIERGVTLVGPHRDDVVLKLGQLPAKGYASHGESWSYALALRLASYDLLRAEGNEPVLVLDDVFAELDSRRRERLAELVAPGEQVLVTAAVDDDVPDVLTGTRYAVSEGRVERV, encoded by the coding sequence ATGCACGTCACGCATCTGTCGCTGGCCGACTTCCGCTCGTACGCCCGGGTCGAGGTCCCGCTCGACCCGGGCGTCACCGCGTTCGTGGGCCCCAACGGACAGGGCAAGACGAATCTGGTCGAGGCGGTCGGCTATCTCGCGACCCTCGGCAGCCACCGCGTCTCCTCCGACGCGCCGCTGGTGCGCATGGGCGCCGACCGGGCGATCATCCGGGCCAATGTCCGCCAGGGCGAGCGCCAGCAGCTCGTCGAGCTGGAGCTGAACCCCGGCAAGGCCAACCGTGCCCGCATCAACAGGTCCTCGCAGGTCAGACCCCGTGATGTGCTCGGCATCGTGCGGACCGTGCTGTTCGCGCCCGAGGATCTCGCGCTGGTCAAGGGCGACCCCGGTGAGCGGCGCCGTTTCCTGGACGAGCTGATCATCGCCCGTTCCCCGCGGATGGCGGGCGTCCGCTCCGACTACGAGCGGGTCCTCAAGCAGCGCAACACCCTCCTGAAGTCGGCCGCGCTGGCCCGCCGTCACGGCGGCCGCACCATGGACCTCTCCACGCTCGACGTGTGGGACCAGCACCTCGCGCGCGTGGGCGCCGAGCTGCTGGCCCAGCGGCTCGACCTGGTCGCCGCGATCCAGCCGCTGGCCGACAAGGCGTACGAGCAGCTGGCCCCCGGTGGCGGACCCGTCGCCCTGGAGTACAAGCCGTCCGCGCCCGGCGAGGCGCACACCCGCGAGGACCTGTACGAGCAGGTGATGGCGGCGCTCGCCGAGGTCCGCAAGCAGGAGATCGAGCGGGGCGTGACCCTCGTAGGACCCCATCGGGACGATGTGGTCCTCAAACTCGGTCAGCTGCCCGCCAAGGGATACGCCTCCCACGGCGAGTCCTGGTCGTACGCGCTGGCGCTGCGCCTGGCCTCGTACGACCTCCTGAGGGCCGAGGGCAATGAACCGGTGCTGGTCCTCGACGACGTCTTCGCCGAGTTGGACAGCCGCAGAAGAGAGCGCCTCGCCGAACTCGTCGCTCCCGGCGAGCAGGTCCTCGTGACGGCCGCGGTCGACGACGACGTACCGGACGTACTGACGGGGACGCGGTACGCCGTCTCCGAGGGCAGGGTGGAGCGGGTATGA
- a CDS encoding DUF721 domain-containing protein, with protein sequence MTENTPGGSAASEGTPEKGPETASKKTPEHSGVDLARVALRAAKEQARARGDAAQQKKQARRGGLRSGARADGRDPMALGAAINRLLTERGWETPAAVGGVMGRWPQIVGEDLAKHCVPQKYDEDERVLTVQCDSTAWATQLRLLAPQVVARLNQDLGHGTVRLIKVQGPHGPARRFGPLRAPGSTGPGDTYG encoded by the coding sequence ATGACGGAGAACACACCCGGCGGATCGGCCGCCTCCGAGGGAACTCCGGAGAAGGGCCCGGAAACGGCCTCCAAGAAGACCCCCGAGCACTCCGGCGTCGACCTCGCGCGCGTGGCGTTGCGCGCCGCGAAGGAGCAGGCACGCGCGCGGGGGGACGCGGCGCAGCAGAAGAAGCAGGCGCGGCGCGGCGGCCTGCGCTCCGGCGCGCGCGCCGACGGGCGTGATCCGATGGCGCTCGGCGCCGCGATCAACCGGCTGCTCACCGAGCGCGGCTGGGAGACCCCGGCCGCGGTGGGCGGTGTGATGGGCCGCTGGCCGCAGATCGTCGGCGAGGACCTGGCCAAGCACTGCGTCCCGCAGAAGTACGACGAGGACGAGCGGGTGCTGACCGTGCAGTGCGACTCGACCGCCTGGGCCACCCAGTTGCGGCTGCTCGCCCCGCAGGTGGTCGCGCGGCTGAACCAGGATCTCGGGCACGGCACGGTACGGCTGATCAAGGTGCAGGGCCCCCATGGTCCCGCGCGCCGCTTCGGCCCGTTGCGCGCCCCTGGAAGCACGGGTCCCGGCGACACCTACGGGTGA